From Coffea arabica cultivar ET-39 chromosome 2e, Coffea Arabica ET-39 HiFi, whole genome shotgun sequence, the proteins below share one genomic window:
- the LOC113731057 gene encoding probable amidase At4g34880 isoform X1, with translation MDSSNSFTIEEATIQEIHQAYAENKLTTRQLVDFYLQKIDTLNPILRGVIEVNPDARVLADKADQERQKNGGGSLGTLGDLHGIPVLLKDVFGTKDEMNTTAGSYALMGSKVARDAGVVEKLRKAGAIILGKASMSEWYKFRSLSGVPNGWCARAGQGVNPYVHSETPCGSSSGSAISVAANMVAVSLGTETHSSIICPADHNSVVGFKPTVGLTSRAGVIPMAPRWDTVGPICRTVSDAVYLLDVIAGYDPRDAATIEASKFFPNGGYKQFLRRDGLRGKRLGIVTHPFLEKIHDSAESASFKHHVDKIRQEGAVVADNLKIADVETILEPNHSGEILVMMAEFKTSINAYLKELIDSPVSSLADIIAFNENNPELEKLNDHDQHTFISAEGTEGFGDQVKAAAEMLDNLSKNGFEKMMQEYQLDAMVTPGSRGCAVLAIGGFPGITVPAGYGKDGMPFGICFGGLKGSEPKLIEIAYAFEQATRVRRPPPSFV, from the exons ATGGATAGCAGCAATTCCTTTACAATAGAAGAAGCCACCATCCAAGAAATCCACCAAGCATATGCAGAAAACAAGCTCACAACGAGGCAGCTAGTCGATTTCTACTTGCAGAAAATCGACACCCTCAATCCCATTTTGCGAGGTGTGATTGAAGTTAATCCTGATGCGAGGGTGCTAGCAGACAAGGCTGATCAAGAAAGGCAGAAAAATGGCGGTGGATCTCTTGGGACATTGGGAGACTTGCATGGGATTCCAGTGCTGCTAAAAGACGTATTTGGGACCAAAGATGAGATGAATACAACTGCAGGGTCCTATGCTTTGATGGGCTCAAAAGTTGCTAGGGATGCTGGAGTGGTGGAGAAGCTGAGGAAGGCAGGGGCTATCATTTTGGGTAAAGCTAGTATGAGTGAATGGTATAAATTTCGTTCTCTAAGTGGAGTTCCTAATGGTTGGTGTGCCAGAGCCGGCCAAGGAGTG AATCCTTATGTTCACTCTGAAACACCTTGTGGGTCAAGCAGTGGATCAGCAATATCTGTAGCTGCAAATATGGTGGCAGTCTCTTTAGGAACGGAGACTCACAGCTCCATCATCTGTCCAGCGGATCACAACTCCGTGGTAGGTTTCAAACCTACTGTTGGGCTTACCAGTCGAGCAGGTGTCATACCAATGGCACCACGCTGGGACACCGTTGG GCCGATATGCAGGACCGTGTCAGATGCAGTTTATCTGCTTGATGTGATTGCAGGTTATGATCCAAGAGATGCAGCGACCATTGAAGCTTCTAAATTTTTTCCCAATGGAGGTTATAAACAATTTCTTAGACGAGATGGTTTAAGAGGAAAGAGATTAGGCATTGTTACACATCCATTTCTGGAAAAGATACATGATTCCGCTGAGAGTGCATCCTTCAAGCATCATGTTGACAAAATAAG ACAGGAAGGTGCAGTGGTAGCGGATAATCTGAAAATAGCAGATGTTGAGACAATTCTAGAACCCAATCACAGTGGCGAAATATTGGTAATGATGGCTGAATTCAAGACTTCCATTAATGCTTACCTGAAAGAGCTGATTGATTCTCCTGTCAGTTCACTGGCTGACATAATTGCCTTCAATGAGAACAACCCTGAATTG GAAAAGCTCAATGATCATGATCAGCACACTTTTATCAGTGCCGAAGGAACAGAAGGATTTGGGGACCAAGTGAAGGCTGCAGCGGAGATGCTGGATAATCTTTCTAAAAATGGATTCGAGAAAATGATGCAAGAATATCAGTTGGATGCAATGGTAACACCAGGATCGCGTGGCTGTGCTGTTCTCGCAATTGGGGGTTTTCCAGGAATAACTGTTCCAGCTGGTTATGGAAAGGATGGCATGCCATTTGGGATCTGTTTTGGAGGGTTGAAGGGCAGTGAGCCGAAGCTGATTGAAATTGCTTATGCCTTTGAACAAGCTACTAGGGTACGGAGGCCTCCTCCTTCCTTTGTATAG
- the LOC113731057 gene encoding probable amidase At4g34880 isoform X2, with translation MDSSNSFTIEEATIQEIHQAYAENKLTTRQLVDFYLQKIDTLNPILRGVIEVNPDARVLADKADQERQKNGGGSLGTLGDLHGIPVLLKDVFGTKDEMNTTAGSYALMGSKVARDAGVVEKLRKAGAIILGKASMSEWYKFRSLSGVPNGWCARAGQGVNPYVHSETPCGSSSGSAISVAANMVAVSLGTETHSSIICPADHNSVVGFKPTVGLTSRAGVIPMAPRWDTVGTVSDAVYLLDVIAGYDPRDAATIEASKFFPNGGYKQFLRRDGLRGKRLGIVTHPFLEKIHDSAESASFKHHVDKIRQEGAVVADNLKIADVETILEPNHSGEILVMMAEFKTSINAYLKELIDSPVSSLADIIAFNENNPELEKLNDHDQHTFISAEGTEGFGDQVKAAAEMLDNLSKNGFEKMMQEYQLDAMVTPGSRGCAVLAIGGFPGITVPAGYGKDGMPFGICFGGLKGSEPKLIEIAYAFEQATRVRRPPPSFV, from the exons ATGGATAGCAGCAATTCCTTTACAATAGAAGAAGCCACCATCCAAGAAATCCACCAAGCATATGCAGAAAACAAGCTCACAACGAGGCAGCTAGTCGATTTCTACTTGCAGAAAATCGACACCCTCAATCCCATTTTGCGAGGTGTGATTGAAGTTAATCCTGATGCGAGGGTGCTAGCAGACAAGGCTGATCAAGAAAGGCAGAAAAATGGCGGTGGATCTCTTGGGACATTGGGAGACTTGCATGGGATTCCAGTGCTGCTAAAAGACGTATTTGGGACCAAAGATGAGATGAATACAACTGCAGGGTCCTATGCTTTGATGGGCTCAAAAGTTGCTAGGGATGCTGGAGTGGTGGAGAAGCTGAGGAAGGCAGGGGCTATCATTTTGGGTAAAGCTAGTATGAGTGAATGGTATAAATTTCGTTCTCTAAGTGGAGTTCCTAATGGTTGGTGTGCCAGAGCCGGCCAAGGAGTG AATCCTTATGTTCACTCTGAAACACCTTGTGGGTCAAGCAGTGGATCAGCAATATCTGTAGCTGCAAATATGGTGGCAGTCTCTTTAGGAACGGAGACTCACAGCTCCATCATCTGTCCAGCGGATCACAACTCCGTGGTAGGTTTCAAACCTACTGTTGGGCTTACCAGTCGAGCAGGTGTCATACCAATGGCACCACGCTGGGACACCGTTGG GACCGTGTCAGATGCAGTTTATCTGCTTGATGTGATTGCAGGTTATGATCCAAGAGATGCAGCGACCATTGAAGCTTCTAAATTTTTTCCCAATGGAGGTTATAAACAATTTCTTAGACGAGATGGTTTAAGAGGAAAGAGATTAGGCATTGTTACACATCCATTTCTGGAAAAGATACATGATTCCGCTGAGAGTGCATCCTTCAAGCATCATGTTGACAAAATAAG ACAGGAAGGTGCAGTGGTAGCGGATAATCTGAAAATAGCAGATGTTGAGACAATTCTAGAACCCAATCACAGTGGCGAAATATTGGTAATGATGGCTGAATTCAAGACTTCCATTAATGCTTACCTGAAAGAGCTGATTGATTCTCCTGTCAGTTCACTGGCTGACATAATTGCCTTCAATGAGAACAACCCTGAATTG GAAAAGCTCAATGATCATGATCAGCACACTTTTATCAGTGCCGAAGGAACAGAAGGATTTGGGGACCAAGTGAAGGCTGCAGCGGAGATGCTGGATAATCTTTCTAAAAATGGATTCGAGAAAATGATGCAAGAATATCAGTTGGATGCAATGGTAACACCAGGATCGCGTGGCTGTGCTGTTCTCGCAATTGGGGGTTTTCCAGGAATAACTGTTCCAGCTGGTTATGGAAAGGATGGCATGCCATTTGGGATCTGTTTTGGAGGGTTGAAGGGCAGTGAGCCGAAGCTGATTGAAATTGCTTATGCCTTTGAACAAGCTACTAGGGTACGGAGGCCTCCTCCTTCCTTTGTATAG
- the LOC113731059 gene encoding uncharacterized protein produces the protein MKLFDAHCHLQDPRIHKISPQIIKTALDAGVVHIAVNGVSEKDWQSVKEMSGGNLCIIPNVGLHPWFIPDRTPNWLNNLKEFLEWTPEAAVGEIGLDKAPWASHVDYADQLEVFSQQLQLAKELNRPASIHCVGAFDDMIEILKSLGPFPAGFLLHSYMGSAGLVPELANLGAYFSISGHLMPVEESKAKKILQAIPLERILLETDAPDALPKSLNSGCLPIVAKEASILQDEGGDRSELAIDTLNHPANIHHVLNYVAFLLEMDKEELAQISYENARNIFSYEGSKISA, from the coding sequence ATGAAATTGTTTGATGCTCATTGTCACCTCCAAGATCCAAGAATCCATAAAATCTCCCCTCAGATAATCAAAACAGCCCTTGATGCAGGAGTAGTCCATATTGCTGTCAATGGAGTTTCTGAAAAAGACTGGCAGTCGGTGAAAGAAATGAGTGGAGGCAATCTTTGTATTATTCCAAACGTTGGTCTCCATCCCTGGTTTATCCCTGACAGAACTCCCAATTGGCTGAACAATTTGAAGGAATTTCTCGAGTGGACCCCTGAAGCTGCAGTTGGAGAGATTGGATTGGACAAAGCACCATGGGCAAGTCATGTTGATTATGCAGATCAACTTGAAGTTTTTAGTCAGCAGCTTCAACTTGCCAAGGAACTCAATAGGCCAGCATCAATTCATTGTGTGGGAGCTTTTGATGATATGATTGAAATATTGAAATCTTTAGGGCCATTCCCTGCTGGTTTCTTGCTTCATTCTTACATGGGTTCTGCTGGATTAGTTCCTGAACTAGCTAATCTTGGTGCTTATTTTTCGATTTCTGGACATCTCATGCCTGTGGAAGAAAGCAAGGCAAAGAAGATTCTGCAGGCAATTCCTCTTGAAAGAATTTTACTAGAAACTGATGCCCCAGATGCATTACCAAAATCATTAAATTCAGGTTGTTTGCCTATTGTTGCCAAGGAAGCTTCTATACTCCAAGATGAGGGAGGAGACAGATCAGAGTTGGCAATAGATACCCTTAATCATCCAGCCAACATTCATCATGTGCTTAACTATGTTGCATTTTTACTTGAGATGGACAAAGAAGAACTTGCTCAGATCAGCTATGAGAATGCAAGAAACATCTTCTCTTATGAAGGTTCAAAAATTTCTGCTTGA